In Parus major isolate Abel chromosome 1, Parus_major1.1, whole genome shotgun sequence, the following proteins share a genomic window:
- the LOC107200681 gene encoding ovostatin-like, whose translation MGRELISFFCLPVRKMWLKFLLAILLWHVTAAKEPEPQYVLIVPAVLQNDSPGQVCLQFLNLNETVSVRAILEYSSVNTTIFNKTVTESSGLQCFKFKIPPVHSAPLAFISFSAKGTTIRLEERRSVMIWNADSIVFVQTDKPIYKPGQTVRFRVVALDFNFKPVQGKYPLITIQDPRGNRILQWQNVTSEMNIIQLEFPLTEEPILGNYKVIVAKKSGDKINHSFLVEEYVLPKFDVTVTAPESLTILDSEFTVKVCGLYTYGQPVEGKVKLSVCRDFDSYGRCKKSPVCQSYTKNLETEGCLSQVFSSSIFELHRTGYMRHLDVKVTVTEKGTGLQFTAAQVISITRVMSAIRFENMDHHYRRGIPYFGQIKLVDKDNSPISNEVIELFVNNKNTDNFTTDRNGVAEFSIDTSEMFDPEISLKAVYKTSDHCHYEGWIEPYYPEASLSVQRFYSWTSSFLRIEPLWKDLKCGQKRMITVHYILNTEGYKRITTMNFYYVGMAKGKIVLTGEIKVNIQAGQNGTFSIPLVISEKMAPALRLLVYTLHPDKELVADSVQLPVEKCFRNKVHLEFSEKQRHPASKVSLVIEAAANSFCAVRAVDQSVLLLNPETELSKEMVYSLHPLRDLQGYVFHGFNLEEDSREPCVSSDHIFHKGLYYTPVMSGLGPDVYQFLRDMGIKFFTNSKVRQPVACASETVRRQPYVVNAGHVASAHHLKSPAEAGREEQERRLILATIREFFPEAWIWDIVPINSTGKASISYTIPDTITKWKASAFCVEELAGFGLSVPATLTALQPFFVDLTLPYSVIRGEDFLLRATVFNYLDQCIKINVSLSDSLDYQAKLISSEDDGCVCAKQRKTYVWNIFPKEIGNVVFSITAETKDDGACGDKAPRNISIDYRDTQIRTLLVEPEGIRREKTQNSLICTEGDVVIQDIALELPTNVLEGSARASFSVVGDIMGTAMQNLHQLLQMPFGCGEQNMALFAPNIYVLDYLNKTGQLSREVKSKATGYLVSGYQKQLSYKHPDGSYSIFGTRDKEGNTWLTAFVYRSFAQAGHLIYIDDRVQSQTLMWLSSKQKLDGCFRSVGTLFNNALKGGVDDELSLSAYTTIAMLEAGHASVYPVIRNAFFCLETASEKCIREVYTQALMAYAFCLAGKAEKCESFLEELQKSAKEVDGSLHWEQEERSPSDKSPSFLDHAPSAEVEITSYVLLALLHKPNRNKEDLTKASGIVQWIIRQQNPYGGFSSTQDTVTALQALAAYGEATYNSASQNRVKITSKKPFEKVFTVNNENRLLLQQTPLPEVPGKYSLTMNGSGCVFLQAALRYNIHLPEGSFGFLLSVETSNASCPQDRPAKFDIVLISSYTGKRSSSNMLIIDVKMLSGFVPVKSSLDKLIDSHTVMQVENKKNHVLFYLQNISQKKRKEITFSVEQDFVVSHPKPAAVQIYDYYETEEYAVAQYSSPCKEVAAEMD comes from the exons ATGGGAAGAGAACTTATCTCTTTCTTCTGTCTCCCAGTGAGAAAAATGTGGCTGAAGTTTCTTTTGGCTATTCTTCTCTGGCATGTAACAGCTGCAAAGGAGCCTGAGCC GCAGTATGTCCTGATAGTGCCTGCTGTCCTCCAAAATGACTCTCCAGGTCAGGTTTGCCTGCAGTTCCTTAACCTCAACGAGACAGTGTCCGTCAGAGCAATCCTGGAATACAGCTCTGTTAATACcactatttttaataaaaccgTGACAGAAAGCAGTGGTCTACAATGCTTCAAGTTCAAG ATTCCTCCTGTCCACTCTGCACCACtggctttcatttccttctctgccaAGGGCACCACCATCCGCCTGGAGGAGCGGCGCTCAGTGATGATCTGGAACGCAGACAGCATCGTCTTTGTGCAGACAGACAAACCCATCTACAAACCAGGACAGACTG TGAGGTTTCGTGTTGTTGCCCTGGATTTCAATTTTAAACCTGTTCAGGGGAAG taCCCCTTGATTACAATTCAG gatcCAAGGGGCAACAGGATCTTGCAGTGGCAAAATGTGACGTCAGAGATGAACATTATTCAGCTAGAATTCCCACTCACTGAAGAGCCTATCCTGGGGAACTACAAAGTTATTGTAGCAAAGAAGTCAGGAGATAAAATAAATCACTCATTCCTTGTGGAGGAATATG TGTTGCCAAAGTTTGATGTCACAGTCACTGCACCAGAAAGCCTTACAATCCTGGATTCGGAGTTCACCGTGAAAGTCTGTGGGTT GTACACCTATGGCCAGCCTGTTGAAGGGAAAGTCAAGCTCAGTGTGTGCAGGGATTTTGATTCATATGGGAGGTGTAAGAAAAGCCCAGTTTGTCAATCGTATACCAAAAAT CTGGAGACAGAGGGTTGCCTCTCCCAGGTCTTCAGCTCCAGCATCTTTGAGTTACATCGCACTGGTTACATGAGGCACCTTGATGTGAAGGTCACTgtgacagaaaaaggaacag GCCTGCAATTTACAGCTGCTCAGGTTATTTCCATAACTCGGGTGATGAGCGCCATACGGTTTGAGAACATGGATCACCACTACAGAAGAGGAATTCCTTACTTTGGACAG ATCAAGCTGGTAGACAAAGACAACTCTCCAATTTCCAATGAGGTTATTGAGCTATTTGTCAATAACAAGAATACAGACAACTTCACCACGGATCGTAACGGTGTTGCTGAGTTTAGCATTGACACATCCGAAATGTTTGATCCCGAGATCAGTCTGAAA GCAGTTTATAAAACCAGTGACCACTGCCACTATGAAGGCTGGATAGAGCCTTACTACCCAGAAGCATCTCTCTCCGTCCAGCGCTTCTACTCTTGGACTAGCAGTTTTCTGAGGATTGAGCCTTTGTGGAAAGATCTGAAATGTGGGCAGAAGAGGATGATCACTGTACACTACATCTTAAACACAGAAGGATACAAGAGAATCACCACCATGAACTTCTACTATGTG GGCATGGCAAAAGGCAAGATTGTCCTTACAGGGGAAATTAAAGTTAACATCCAAGCTG GTCAAAATGGCACTTTCAGCATTCCACTTGTGATCAGTGAGAAAATGGCTCCAGCCCTTCGGCTGCTGGTGTACACCTTACACCCTGACAAGGAGCTGGTGGCAGACAGTGTTCAATTGCCAGTTGAGAAGTGCTTCAGAAACAAG GTCCATTTGGAAttctctgaaaagcagaggCACCCAGCTTCCAAAGTCAGTTTGGTCATTGAAGCTGCTGCCAACTCCTTCTGTGCTGTGAGGGCGGTGGATCAGAGCGTGCTGCTCCTGAATCCAGAGACAGAGTTGTCAAAGGAAATG GTATACAGCCTGCATCCCTTACGAGACTTGCAAGGCTACGTCTTCCATGGGTTCAATCTAGAAGAAGACTCTCGAGAACCCTGTGTCTCATCTGACCACATCTTTCACAAAGGCTTGTATTACACACCTGTAATGTCTGGATTAGGCCCAGATGTGTATCAGTTCCTCAGG GATATGGGAATTAAGTTTTTTACCAACTCAAAGGTTCGACAACCAGTTGCGTGTGCTAGTGAGACTGTAAGACGTCAGCCATATGTAGTGAATGCAGGACATGTGGCTTCTGCACACCACCTCAAATCACCAG CTGAAGCTGGTAGGGAGGAACAAGAGAGGAGACTCATCCTTGCGACTATTCGGGAATTCTTTCCTGAAGCTTGGATTTGGGATATAGTGCCAATTAA CTCTACTGGAAAAGCCAGCATCTCATACACCATCCCTGACACCATCACCAAATGGAAAGCCAGTGCTTTCTGTGTGGAAGAGCTGGCTGGATTTGGCCTGTCTGTGCCTGCCACCCTGACAGCTTTGCAGCCTTTCTTTGTTGACTTGACCTTGCCATATTCTGTCATACGAGGAGAAGATTTCCTCCTTAGAGCCACTGTCTTCAACTACCTTGACCAGTGCATTAAG ATTAATGTTTCACTGTCGGATTCCCTTGATTATCAAGCCAAACTCATCTCCTCAGAGGATGATGGATGTGTATGTGCCAAGCAAAGAAAGACCTATGTCTGGAATATTTTCCCCAAAGAAATTG GTAATGTAGTGTTCAGCATTACTGCAGAGACCAAGGATGATGGAGCTTGTGGAGATAAAGCTCCCAGGAACATCAGTATTGACTACAGGGACACCCAGATCAGAACACTGCTGGTTGAG CCTGAAGGAATCAGAAGGGAAAAGACTCAAAACTCCTTAATTTGTACAGAAG gtGATGTAGTTATTCAAGATATAGCTCTAGAGCTACCTACAAACGTTTTGGAAGGATCAGCCAGAGCCTCATTTTCTGTTGTTg gtgACATCATGGGCACTGCCATGCAGAACCTGCACCAGCTCCTCCAGATGCCCTTtggctgtggggagcagaaCATGGCCCTCTTTGCACCCAACATCTACGTCCTGGATTATCTGAACAAGACAGgacagctgagcagggaggtcaAATCCAAGGCCACTGGATACTTAGTGAGCG GCTACCAGAAGCAGCTGTCATACAAACATCCTGATGGGTCCTACAGCATCTTTGGCACCAGAGATAAAGAAGGGAACACCTG GCTCACTGCCTTTGTGTACAGATCATTTGCACAAGCTGGTCACTTAATCTATATTGATGATCGTGTCCAGTCTCAAACCCTGATGTGGCTGTCAAGCAAACAGAAGCTAGATGGCTGTTTCCGGAGTGTTGGGACACTCTTCAACAATGCCTTGAAG GGAGGAGTAGATGACGAGCTGTCCCTTTCTGCCTACACCACCATTGCCATGCTGGAAGCTGGGCACGCCAGTGTG tacCCTGTAATCCgaaatgcctttttttgtcTGGAGACTGCATCTGAGAAGTGTATCCGTGAAGTTTACACTCAGGCACTCATGGCCTACGCTTTCTGCTTAGCTGGCaaggcagaaaaatgtgaatCATTCCTTGAAGAGTTACAGAAATCAGCAAAGGAAGTTG ATGGCTCACtgcactgggagcaggaggagaggtcTCCATCAGACAAATCTCCCTCCTTCCTTGACCATGCCCCTTCAGCTGAAGTTGAGATCACCAGTTACGTGTTGTTGGCATTGCTCCACAAACCCAACCGGAATAAAGAGGATCTCACAAAGGCCTCAGGGATTGTGCAGTGGATCATCAGGCAGCAGAATCCCTATGGAGGTTTCTCCTCTACCCAG gacACAGTCACTGCCCTTCAAGCACTCGCTGCTTATGGTGAGGCCACCTACAACTCTGCTTCACAAAACAGAGTCAAGATCACTTCCAAAAAGCCTTTTGAGAAGGTATTTACTGTCAACAATGAGaacaggctcctgctgcagcagactCCCCTTCCAGAGGTCCCCGGGAAATACAGCCTCACAATGAATGGCAGTGGATGTGTATTTTTGCAA GCAGCACTGAGATACAATATTCACCTTCCAGAGGGATCCTTTGGATTTCTGCTTTCAGTAGAGACATCAAATGCTTCCTGCCCACAGGACAGACCAGCAAAATTTGATATTGTCCTCATAAGCAG CTACACGGGGAAACGTAGCAGCTCCAACATGCTCATTATTGATGTCAAGATGCTCTCTGGCTTTGTTCCTGTTAAGTCTTCCCTGGATAAG cTCATTGACAGTCATACAGTGATGCAagtagaaaacaagaaaaatcacGTCCTCTTTTATCTGCAAAAT AtctcacagaagaaaaggaaagaaatcactTTCTCAGTTGAGCAGGACTTTGTAGTGAGCCACCCCAagccagctgctgtgcagatCTATGACTACTATGAAACAG AAGAGTATGCTGTTGCTCAATACTCATCACCTTGCAAAGAGGTTGCTGCAGAAATGGACTAA